The following proteins are encoded in a genomic region of Flammeovirga pectinis:
- a CDS encoding putative porin: MKKVIYILFSLFFISSYASAQDDDEKKKEKQEPNKEGVTLEQDSSWLKGPQTTWYINQDDWYKIHFEEHVMDSSYTHLHRYEVYGQNGFRYQTLGNNASALHSYWEQPTGNLGQDVGITAFDPYAQDLDTWEYYSAYIPVTDFNGVVGQDNRGKIGGKIGRNINPYWAAGLLFQRYSEPYVVGRDKISNSYNGQVHTGLGFNTRYESKNNKYKLLASFYQYFHEGPESGGLAMPTLVNDETTTEDLFKLGRGQLTNYFQDGVSSFKWNYNYHLYHQYALVDTAKLQVFHEFTRNSYRYQYSNSVGTLSANKLYYDQYNDYTVAEINRLPPGASDDPNYIPPVVTDYNYGEFPYTSIKEQYLDNKVGVKSRLGPTFWSGFMRYRYYKYQQQNSNDYVPVKIDNQLFVGGDVEFLLPKKLGALTGHGEVELLNQNVYNLEANVTGKYLKGGFIVEQTLAPMMSQYFSTVFMSWNDKKDPIKKQQIHIAPQLPLGEKGNIEVFGEVNNIVDYIYYDKYARPQQYDQSIAYNRFGTKFKVRTGNIQQIAEVVYTQNSHQDVMPTPDIFGSYEVAYVQEFRDGMIGIYAGIDTHYTSAFYGYAFNPVSQQFHLQDDYKTEGYFNFDVFIDFKMRRCMAFVRISDILNAVDPTTGYWASPGYMGPGFGISYGVRWLMFE; the protein is encoded by the coding sequence TTGAAAAAAGTAATTTATATATTATTCTCTTTATTTTTCATCTCAAGTTATGCTTCTGCACAAGATGATGATGAAAAGAAAAAAGAGAAACAAGAGCCAAATAAAGAAGGTGTAACCTTAGAGCAAGATAGTTCTTGGCTAAAAGGTCCACAGACTACTTGGTATATCAATCAAGATGATTGGTATAAAATTCATTTTGAAGAACATGTAATGGACTCCTCATATACTCACCTACACAGGTATGAAGTATATGGACAAAATGGCTTTCGTTACCAAACACTTGGGAATAACGCTAGTGCATTGCATAGTTATTGGGAACAACCAACAGGAAACCTTGGTCAGGATGTAGGTATCACTGCATTTGATCCTTACGCCCAAGACTTAGATACTTGGGAATATTATTCTGCCTACATTCCTGTTACTGATTTTAATGGTGTTGTTGGGCAAGACAATAGAGGTAAAATTGGTGGTAAAATTGGGAGGAATATTAATCCCTATTGGGCTGCTGGTCTTCTATTTCAAAGATATAGTGAACCTTATGTTGTTGGTAGAGACAAAATAAGTAATTCTTATAATGGCCAAGTCCATACAGGTTTAGGCTTTAATACCCGATACGAGAGTAAAAATAATAAATATAAGTTGTTAGCTAGTTTTTATCAGTACTTTCATGAAGGGCCAGAATCTGGTGGTCTTGCAATGCCTACTCTTGTAAATGATGAAACTACTACTGAGGACTTATTTAAACTTGGTAGAGGTCAGCTAACAAATTACTTTCAAGATGGGGTGAGTTCGTTTAAATGGAACTACAATTATCATTTATACCATCAGTATGCTCTTGTAGACACAGCTAAACTTCAAGTTTTTCATGAATTTACAAGAAATTCATATCGATATCAATACAGTAATTCGGTAGGTACGTTATCTGCCAACAAATTATATTACGATCAATATAATGATTACACCGTTGCAGAAATAAATAGATTACCTCCAGGTGCTTCTGATGACCCAAACTATATACCTCCTGTTGTCACCGACTATAACTATGGAGAATTTCCATATACTAGTATAAAAGAACAATACTTAGATAATAAAGTCGGTGTAAAAAGTAGACTTGGTCCTACCTTTTGGTCCGGTTTTATGAGGTATAGATACTATAAGTATCAGCAGCAAAATTCTAACGATTATGTTCCCGTTAAAATAGACAATCAATTGTTTGTTGGGGGTGATGTAGAATTTCTACTTCCCAAAAAACTAGGTGCTTTAACAGGTCATGGCGAAGTAGAATTGCTTAATCAGAATGTTTATAATTTAGAAGCAAATGTAACTGGTAAATACCTTAAAGGTGGCTTTATAGTAGAGCAAACATTGGCACCTATGATGTCTCAATATTTTTCTACGGTATTTATGTCTTGGAATGATAAAAAAGATCCTATAAAAAAGCAACAGATACACATTGCTCCTCAATTACCTTTAGGCGAAAAAGGTAATATTGAAGTGTTTGGGGAAGTAAATAATATTGTAGATTATATTTATTACGATAAATATGCAAGACCTCAGCAGTACGATCAATCAATTGCTTATAATAGATTCGGTACTAAATTTAAGGTTAGAACTGGTAATATTCAGCAAATTGCAGAAGTAGTTTATACACAAAATTCGCATCAAGATGTAATGCCTACTCCAGATATTTTCGGTTCTTACGAAGTTGCTTACGTTCAAGAATTTAGAGACGGTATGATAGGTATTTATGCAGGCATAGACACACATTATACTTCTGCTTTTTACGGTTATGCTTTTAACCCTGTTTCACAACAATTTCATTTACAAGACGATTACAAAACAGAAGGCTACTTTAATTTTGATGTCTTTATAGATTTCAAAATGAGAAGATGTATGGCATTTGTTAGAATATCAGATATCTTAAACGCTGTAGACCCGACTACAGGTTATTGGGCATCCCCTGGCTACATGGGCCCTGGTTTTGGTATTTCTTACGGTGTTAGATGGCTAATGTTTGAATAA
- a CDS encoding S-adenosylmethionine:tRNA ribosyltransferase-isomerase gives MDKDIQLPQIDLNNYQYDLPTERIAKHPHSPRDESKLMLYKDGNITHKVFKDIVGELDADYTLFFNNTKVLPARLYFQKETGANIEVFLLNPIKPTRDISAAMLAESGTVWECAIGNYKRWKDQSLVSAVNVEGEIVKLTVSHDDRTKRFVKFEWDNPSLKFVDIISAAGNTPLPPYIKRAATEEDKDTYQTVYSKNEGAVAAPTAGLHFTKDVLAKLEAKGVKEEEVTLHVSAGTFKPISADIVTDHEMHNEQVIVTQENIKALIDAKKVACVGTTSMRTIESTYWFGVRLIHEGDTATFDIHKLEAYQKVAEYASLPTRQESFSAVLEYMIKKDISTLSGETSIFIMPGYQFRVIDALVTNFHLPSTTLVLLIAAFIGEDWRTVYDQALDNDYRFLSYGDSSLLFRN, from the coding sequence ATGGATAAGGATATTCAATTACCACAAATAGATTTAAATAATTATCAGTACGATTTACCTACTGAAAGAATTGCAAAACATCCGCATTCTCCAAGAGATGAATCTAAATTAATGCTTTATAAAGATGGAAACATCACACATAAAGTTTTTAAAGATATTGTAGGTGAGTTAGATGCTGATTACACACTATTTTTTAATAATACTAAGGTACTACCTGCTCGTTTGTATTTTCAGAAAGAGACGGGAGCAAATATTGAGGTTTTTCTTTTAAACCCAATAAAACCTACTCGTGATATTTCTGCAGCTATGTTAGCCGAAAGTGGAACAGTTTGGGAGTGTGCAATTGGTAATTATAAAAGATGGAAAGATCAATCTTTAGTTTCTGCTGTAAATGTAGAAGGAGAGATTGTCAAGTTAACAGTGTCGCATGATGATAGAACAAAGCGTTTTGTGAAATTTGAATGGGATAACCCTTCTTTAAAATTTGTGGATATTATAAGTGCAGCAGGAAATACCCCTCTACCACCATATATAAAAAGAGCCGCTACAGAAGAAGATAAGGATACCTACCAAACGGTATATTCTAAGAATGAAGGAGCAGTAGCAGCACCAACGGCAGGGTTACACTTCACAAAAGATGTTCTTGCTAAGTTAGAAGCTAAAGGTGTTAAAGAAGAAGAAGTTACTTTACACGTTAGTGCGGGGACTTTCAAACCTATATCTGCAGACATCGTAACAGATCACGAGATGCACAATGAACAAGTGATTGTTACACAAGAAAATATTAAAGCTTTAATTGATGCTAAAAAGGTAGCTTGTGTTGGTACTACATCAATGCGTACTATAGAAAGTACTTATTGGTTTGGTGTTCGTTTAATCCATGAAGGGGATACCGCAACATTTGATATTCATAAATTAGAAGCTTATCAAAAGGTGGCAGAATATGCTTCTCTACCTACTAGACAAGAGTCTTTTAGTGCTGTGTTAGAGTATATGATTAAAAAAGATATTTCTACTTTAAGTGGAGAAACGTCTATATTTATTATGCCGGGCTATCAATTTAGAGTAATTGATGCATTGGTTACTAATTTCCATTTACCATCTACCACTTTAGTACTTTTAATAGCTGCGTTTATTGGCGAAGATTGGAGAACAGTTTATGATCAGGCACTCGATAATGATTATAGATTTTTAAGTTATGGAGATTCGTCTCTATTGTTTAGAAACTAA
- a CDS encoding quinone-dependent dihydroorotate dehydrogenase translates to MSFYKSVVRPFLFQVDPEKIHHFAVNYLKTAFSLPLAKSIAKGIYQVNDPKLEREVFGIKFPSPVGLAAGFDKDAKMIDEFACFGFGFIEIGTLTPVGQPGNDKPRIFRLPPDQGLINRMGFNNEGVDAAVERLKKRTSKVIVGGNIGKNKVTPNEEAVLDYEKGFHALFDHVDYFTVNISSPNTPNLRALQDKEPLKELLGTLKKLNSEKANPKPILLKIAPDLTDDQLDDIIEVVQETKIDGVIATNTTISREGLSTPKEKVESIGMGGLSGVPVRNRSTEVIRYLYEKSGKTLDIIGVGGIHTAEDAIEKLEAGAKLVQVYTGFIYEGPALVKEINKAVLKKQY, encoded by the coding sequence ATGAGTTTCTACAAATCTGTTGTTAGGCCGTTTTTATTTCAGGTTGATCCTGAAAAAATTCATCATTTTGCAGTAAATTATTTAAAAACAGCTTTTTCTTTGCCGCTTGCTAAGAGTATAGCTAAAGGTATTTACCAAGTAAATGATCCTAAATTAGAAAGAGAAGTATTTGGAATTAAATTCCCCTCTCCTGTTGGATTAGCAGCTGGATTTGATAAAGACGCAAAAATGATTGATGAGTTTGCTTGCTTTGGCTTCGGATTCATCGAAATTGGTACACTAACTCCTGTTGGCCAACCTGGTAACGACAAACCTAGAATTTTTAGATTACCGCCAGATCAAGGCTTAATCAATAGAATGGGGTTTAATAACGAAGGTGTTGATGCTGCAGTAGAACGTTTAAAGAAAAGAACATCAAAAGTAATTGTTGGTGGTAATATTGGTAAAAACAAAGTTACACCAAACGAAGAAGCTGTATTAGATTACGAAAAAGGTTTCCATGCCTTATTTGATCATGTTGATTATTTCACTGTAAATATTTCTTCTCCAAATACACCAAACCTTAGAGCTTTACAAGACAAAGAACCTTTAAAAGAGTTATTAGGAACATTAAAGAAGCTAAATAGTGAAAAGGCAAACCCTAAACCTATTTTATTAAAAATTGCTCCCGATTTAACAGATGATCAACTAGATGATATCATTGAAGTTGTTCAAGAAACAAAAATTGATGGTGTTATTGCAACAAATACCACAATTAGCAGAGAAGGTTTATCTACACCTAAAGAAAAAGTTGAAAGCATTGGAATGGGTGGCTTAAGTGGTGTACCAGTCAGAAATAGATCTACAGAAGTTATTCGTTACTTATACGAAAAATCTGGAAAGACATTAGATATAATTGGTGTTGGAGGTATTCATACTGCCGAAGATGCAATTGAAAAACTTGAGGCAGGAGCAAAATTAGTACAAGTTTATACTGGTTTTATTTACGAAGGTCCTGCTTTAGTTAAAGAAATAAATAAAGCTGTTCTAAAGAAACAGTATTAA
- a CDS encoding ABC transporter substrate-binding protein, whose translation MKSTFPNRIVCLTDEVTEWLYLLGEHHRIVGISAFAERPAEAKKENPMVCGFTGANFKKILATKPDLIIGFSDLQADIASRLIKEGIPTFITNQRSIDEILSTLLMISRIVGAEKKGKALIAKMEQEIESAKEFSKTLKFKPKVYFEEWDEPLISGIKWVSELIKIAGGIDVFEDLSDSQSAKGRIISSFDQVVDLNPDIGLFCWCGKKFKKEQLLSRKNVDKISFYSTNEIHEIDPLYILQPGPASIMEGLPHLRKIIENWSKTSIIKLGK comes from the coding sequence ATGAAATCTACTTTCCCGAATAGAATTGTTTGTTTAACTGATGAAGTGACCGAATGGCTTTATTTATTAGGCGAACACCATAGAATTGTTGGGATTTCGGCATTTGCAGAACGTCCAGCAGAAGCAAAAAAAGAAAACCCGATGGTGTGTGGTTTTACAGGAGCTAACTTTAAAAAGATTTTAGCAACAAAGCCAGATTTAATTATTGGTTTTTCAGACCTTCAAGCTGATATTGCTTCAAGACTTATTAAAGAAGGCATTCCCACATTTATTACAAATCAACGCTCTATTGATGAGATATTATCAACGTTATTGATGATTTCTCGTATTGTGGGAGCGGAGAAAAAAGGAAAAGCATTAATTGCCAAAATGGAACAGGAAATTGAAAGTGCTAAAGAATTTTCAAAAACACTTAAATTTAAACCTAAAGTATATTTTGAGGAATGGGACGAACCTTTGATTTCTGGTATTAAATGGGTTTCAGAACTTATAAAAATAGCTGGAGGAATTGATGTGTTTGAAGACTTATCTGATTCCCAATCTGCAAAAGGTAGAATTATATCATCTTTTGATCAGGTGGTAGATTTAAACCCTGATATAGGTTTGTTTTGTTGGTGTGGTAAGAAGTTTAAAAAAGAGCAACTTCTTAGTAGAAAAAACGTTGATAAAATAAGCTTTTATTCAACAAATGAAATTCATGAAATAGACCCGTTATATATTTTACAGCCTGGTCCTGCAAGTATAATGGAAGGTTTGCCTCATCTTAGAAAAATAATAGAAAATTGGAGTAAAACGTCAATTATTAAGTTGGGTAAGTAG
- the pyrE gene encoding orotate phosphoribosyltransferase, which produces MENTIAKKVASLLLEINAIKIRPNDPFTWASGWKSPIYCDNRLSLSHPQARTYIKHALCAKIQEQFEGVEAIVGVATAGIPQGALIADALGIPFAYVRSKPKGHGMTNMIEGELKSGAKVVVVEDLISTGGSSLKAAEALKEAGIEVMGMLAIFTYGFDLSVNNFTEAGIPLVTLSNYNAMLELALEKDYIQANDLESLKSWRTSPSEWGK; this is translated from the coding sequence ATGGAAAATACAATTGCAAAGAAGGTAGCTTCACTTTTATTGGAAATCAATGCCATCAAAATTCGTCCAAACGATCCTTTTACTTGGGCATCGGGATGGAAGTCTCCAATCTACTGTGACAACAGATTGTCGTTATCACACCCTCAAGCAAGAACGTATATCAAACATGCATTATGCGCAAAAATTCAAGAACAATTTGAAGGCGTAGAAGCAATTGTTGGTGTAGCAACTGCGGGTATTCCTCAAGGAGCATTAATTGCAGATGCTTTAGGTATTCCTTTTGCCTATGTTCGTTCTAAGCCAAAAGGACATGGAATGACAAATATGATTGAAGGTGAACTAAAATCAGGAGCTAAAGTTGTTGTGGTAGAAGATTTAATTTCTACTGGCGGAAGTTCTCTTAAAGCTGCAGAAGCATTAAAAGAAGCTGGTATTGAGGTAATGGGTATGTTAGCGATTTTTACTTACGGATTTGATTTATCTGTAAATAATTTCACAGAAGCTGGTATTCCACTTGTTACTTTATCTAACTACAATGCAATGTTAGAATTAGCATTAGAAAAAGATTACATACAAGCAAATGATTTAGAATCTCTAAAATCATGGCGTACTTCTCCATCTGAGTGGGGAAAATAA
- a CDS encoding NUDIX hydrolase, which produces MHVLNKFKYCPQCGSKSIFFDKKHFVCGNCNFDFYINSSGAVAGLIIDENGSLLLTRRKFDPCKGTLDLPGGFIDINEKAEDALVREIKEELNLEIIELNFFGSFPNTYTFKEIDYYTVDLTFECKVKTFATLQANDDVSEVEFIPLKKIDTTEIGLSSIKTIVSTYIEKS; this is translated from the coding sequence ATGCACGTTCTTAATAAGTTCAAGTATTGCCCACAGTGTGGAAGTAAAAGTATTTTTTTTGATAAAAAACACTTTGTTTGTGGAAATTGCAATTTTGATTTTTACATCAATTCTTCTGGTGCTGTAGCAGGTTTAATAATTGATGAAAACGGTAGCTTACTCCTAACACGAAGAAAATTTGACCCTTGTAAAGGTACTCTTGATCTACCAGGTGGCTTTATTGATATCAATGAAAAGGCTGAAGATGCTCTTGTGAGAGAAATCAAGGAAGAGTTGAATCTCGAAATAATAGAATTAAACTTTTTCGGGAGTTTTCCTAACACCTATACTTTTAAAGAAATAGACTACTATACAGTTGATTTAACATTCGAATGTAAAGTTAAAACCTTTGCTACTTTACAAGCTAATGATGACGTTTCTGAAGTTGAATTTATTCCTTTAAAAAAAATAGATACAACCGAAATAGGACTCTCATCCATTAAAACGATTGTATCTACCTATATTGAGAAGTCTTAG
- a CDS encoding RecQ family ATP-dependent DNA helicase, with translation MREGFLQILKKFWGYDQFRPLQEEIIESAFVGKDTLALLPTGGGKSICFQVPGIARKGVCIVITPLIALMKDQVQQLNGRGIPAKALYSGLNFREIDILLENVAQGAVKFLYVSPERIKTTIFQERLKRMAVGLLVVDEAHCISQWGFDFRPQYLKIGEIRELIPEVPCIALTATATLKTQEDIIEYLKFHKNYKVFKGSFNRPNLSFSVFQEEDSQHKMMQILKNVKGSAIVYVRTRKMAMQVAQLLQTNGITADFYHAGLPTDQREVKQTAWIKNNIRVIVATNAFGMGIDKPDVRSVINIGSPESIEAFYQEAGRGGRDGNKAYSVLLVKPDQKRKILEWVEERHPNEKFLRRVYSCLGNMYRLAVGSGEMASFPFYIKPFIKKYDLPPTETYYALRRLEEQEVLLFNESVFHDPAVMIKSSSEDFYAYLIRHPHFELMMKGMLRMYGGEMFNSFVKIEEKDIAFSNGIPLDRVHSMLSELNKLDIINYQPKKDKPQITFILPRYLPEKLPINKKLLSQRKSHDYARAKAMIHFIDNKSTCRSISIREYFGDYSGENCGVCDNCLSRKKLNTWNLEVLPFKDQILNLLKKDEYSLHELESVLKPVDLEGFTRVLSDLFERKMIKWNESKKIILA, from the coding sequence ATGAGAGAAGGATTCTTACAAATTTTAAAGAAATTTTGGGGGTATGATCAGTTTAGACCGCTACAAGAGGAAATAATTGAAAGTGCTTTTGTGGGTAAAGATACACTCGCTTTGTTGCCAACTGGTGGAGGGAAATCTATTTGTTTCCAAGTTCCGGGTATTGCAAGAAAAGGAGTGTGTATTGTAATCACACCTTTGATTGCTTTAATGAAAGATCAAGTACAACAATTAAATGGAAGAGGAATTCCTGCAAAGGCACTTTATTCTGGATTGAATTTTAGAGAAATAGATATTCTTTTAGAGAATGTTGCTCAAGGCGCAGTGAAATTTCTTTATGTATCTCCTGAAAGAATAAAAACGACAATATTTCAGGAACGACTAAAAAGAATGGCCGTTGGGTTATTAGTTGTTGATGAGGCGCACTGTATTTCTCAATGGGGGTTTGATTTTAGACCTCAATATTTAAAAATTGGTGAGATCAGAGAATTAATTCCGGAAGTACCGTGTATTGCGTTAACAGCTACTGCAACACTTAAAACCCAAGAAGATATAATTGAATACTTGAAGTTTCATAAAAACTATAAGGTTTTTAAAGGAAGTTTTAATCGACCTAATCTATCTTTCTCTGTTTTCCAGGAAGAGGATAGTCAACATAAAATGATGCAAATACTTAAAAATGTAAAAGGTAGTGCAATTGTTTATGTAAGGACGAGGAAAATGGCAATGCAGGTGGCTCAATTATTACAGACTAATGGTATTACTGCTGACTTTTATCATGCTGGGTTACCCACAGACCAAAGAGAAGTAAAACAAACTGCATGGATTAAAAACAATATCCGTGTTATTGTAGCTACTAATGCATTTGGGATGGGTATTGATAAGCCAGATGTTAGATCAGTTATTAATATTGGTTCTCCTGAGAGTATAGAGGCATTCTATCAAGAAGCTGGTAGAGGTGGACGAGATGGTAATAAAGCATATAGTGTTTTATTGGTAAAACCAGATCAGAAAAGAAAAATATTAGAATGGGTTGAAGAACGACATCCTAATGAGAAATTTCTACGTCGAGTTTATTCTTGTTTGGGTAATATGTATCGACTGGCTGTTGGTAGCGGAGAAATGGCTTCTTTTCCATTTTATATTAAACCTTTTATTAAAAAATATGATTTACCTCCTACAGAGACCTATTACGCATTAAGACGACTTGAGGAACAAGAGGTTTTACTTTTTAATGAAAGTGTTTTTCACGACCCGGCCGTTATGATTAAATCATCTTCTGAAGATTTTTATGCTTACTTAATTCGTCATCCTCACTTTGAGCTAATGATGAAAGGGATGCTTAGAATGTATGGAGGAGAAATGTTTAACTCGTTCGTTAAAATTGAGGAGAAAGATATTGCATTTAGCAATGGTATACCTTTAGACAGGGTACATTCCATGTTATCTGAATTAAATAAGCTTGATATTATCAATTACCAACCAAAGAAAGACAAGCCTCAAATAACTTTTATTCTGCCAAGATATTTACCAGAAAAATTACCAATTAATAAAAAATTACTTTCACAGAGAAAAAGTCACGACTATGCAAGAGCGAAAGCAATGATTCATTTTATAGATAACAAAAGTACGTGTAGAAGTATTAGTATTCGTGAGTATTTTGGTGACTATAGCGGAGAAAATTGTGGAGTATGTGATAATTGCTTGTCTAGAAAGAAATTGAATACTTGGAATTTAGAGGTTTTACCGTTCAAAGATCAAATTCTAAATTTATTAAAGAAGGATGAATATTCACTACATGAATTAGAATCAGTTTTAAAACCTGTAGACCTGGAGGGCTTTACGCGGGTTTTGTCTGATTTATTTGAAAGGAAAATGATTAAATGGAATGAGTCGAAAAAGATAATTCTTGCGTAA
- a CDS encoding GNAT family N-acetyltransferase — MEKYTIKIADSSYVNTIADFQVKMALETEDYQLDLATVTKGVQHIFDNQNVGRYVIVEDKGKCIASMLNLYEWSDWRCGNVLWIHSLFVIDEYRRKGIFRDMYQFVKNEVDASDDLRGLRLYVEKNNDRAQKTYKAMGMTKEHYDMYEWLK; from the coding sequence ATGGAAAAATATACTATAAAAATTGCGGATAGCAGTTATGTAAATACAATCGCTGATTTTCAAGTAAAAATGGCTTTAGAAACTGAAGATTATCAATTAGACCTTGCTACTGTAACCAAAGGTGTGCAACACATCTTTGACAACCAAAACGTTGGAAGGTATGTCATTGTAGAAGACAAAGGTAAATGTATTGCTTCTATGCTCAACTTATATGAATGGTCTGATTGGCGTTGTGGTAATGTTTTATGGATTCACTCTCTCTTTGTTATTGATGAATATAGACGAAAAGGAATTTTTAGAGATATGTATCAATTTGTAAAAAACGAAGTTGATGCCTCTGATGATTTAAGAGGTTTACGTTTGTATGTCGAAAAAAATAATGATAGAGCTCAAAAAACATACAAAGCCATGGGCATGACAAAAGAGCATTATGACATGTATGAGTGGTTAAAATAG
- the pflA gene encoding pyruvate formate-lyase-activating protein codes for MSTFPQQDSSDLNDKDPEQLRIHSIETFGTHDGPGIRFIVFVQGCQFRCLYCHNPDTFDVKGGKFISLEEIENRVLRQKPYFGDEGGITISGGEPLLHRKKLITLFKRLKEKGINTCLDSNGRLVNKEVEELLEYTDLLMLDVKHINDEWHHKLTTVSNSATLKLADLREKQGKKMWLRYVLVPGWSDQEEYLHELGQHFKDFKTIEKIEIQPYHKLGVHKWEALNMQYGLEGVNPPTAEEIEKAKNIFSQYFKEVHVN; via the coding sequence ATGAGTACATTCCCACAGCAAGATTCATCTGATTTAAACGATAAAGATCCCGAACAATTAAGAATACATTCTATCGAAACTTTTGGTACACATGATGGACCAGGTATAAGATTTATTGTATTTGTTCAAGGGTGTCAATTTAGGTGTTTATATTGTCATAACCCTGATACTTTTGATGTGAAAGGCGGGAAATTTATTTCATTAGAAGAAATAGAAAACCGTGTTCTTCGGCAGAAGCCTTACTTTGGAGATGAAGGTGGAATAACGATATCTGGGGGTGAACCATTATTGCATAGAAAAAAATTGATTACTTTATTTAAACGTTTAAAAGAGAAAGGTATAAATACTTGCCTAGATTCTAACGGACGTTTAGTAAATAAAGAAGTTGAGGAGCTATTAGAATATACTGATTTGTTAATGCTTGATGTAAAGCATATAAATGATGAATGGCACCATAAACTGACGACAGTTTCTAATTCTGCAACACTAAAACTTGCAGATTTGAGAGAGAAGCAAGGTAAGAAAATGTGGCTTAGATATGTTTTAGTTCCGGGTTGGTCAGATCAAGAAGAGTATCTTCATGAATTAGGACAACATTTTAAAGACTTTAAAACAATTGAAAAAATAGAAATACAGCCTTACCATAAATTGGGTGTACACAAGTGGGAGGCACTTAACATGCAATATGGTTTAGAAGGGGTGAACCCTCCAACAGCTGAAGAAATAGAAAAAGCTAAGAATATATTTTCTCAGTATTTTAAAGAAGTCCATGTCAATTAA